Proteins encoded together in one Coffea arabica cultivar ET-39 chromosome 2c, Coffea Arabica ET-39 HiFi, whole genome shotgun sequence window:
- the LOC113727752 gene encoding single-stranded DNA-binding protein, mitochondrial-like, with translation MNSLSSKLVKLLRISPSIKPASPFALGMQGNLKLCYSSGPFDNDHDKEDNSDHDLEIEDDDFHPEKPELQLQGVDPKRGWNYRGVHKAYLCGKVGQAPVQKILRNGRTVTIFTVGTGGLYDQRISEAQDLPKPAQWHRIAVHNEMLGAYAVQQLAKNSSVYVEGEIETRVYNDSINGAVKNIPEICVRRDGRVRLIKPGEGISNISFEELREGLL, from the exons ATGAATTCTCTCAGTTCTAAACTCGTCAAACTCTTAAGAATCTCTCCCAGTATAAAACCTGCATCTCCATTTG CACTGGGTATGCAAGGAAATTTAAAGCTGTGTTACTCATCTGGGCCGTTTGATAATGATCACGACAAGGAGGATAACAGTGATCATGATTTAGAGATTGAGGATGATGATTTTCATCCTGAAAAGCCTGAGCTACAACTTCAGGGTGTGGATCCGAAAAGGGGATGGAATTATCGGGGTGTCCACAAG GCATATCTATGTGGCAAAGTTGGGCAAGCCCCGGTTCAGAAGATCTTGAGAAATGGGCGAACTGTAACAATCTTTACAGTTGGAACTGGGGGTCTGTACGATCAGAGAATTTCAGAAGCTCAAGACTTGCCAAAACCAGCTCAGTGGCATCGTATTGCAGTTCATAATGAAATGCTGGGGGCTTACGCAGTTCAACAGCTTGCAAAAAA CTCTTCGGTGTATGTTGAGGGTGAAATTGAAACCAGAGTCTACAACGACAGTATCAATGGTGCAGTTAAGAACATTCCAGAAATTTGTGTGCGCCGTGATG GAAGGGTTCGGCTAATAAAACCAGGAGAGGGTATCAGCAATATTTCTTTTGAAGAGCTCC GTGAAGGGTTGCTGTAG
- the LOC113724635 gene encoding wall-associated receptor kinase-like 20: protein MLVLILFSLVSSTSHASLLSNACPKCGNLDVPYPLSTRETCGLSNYKVYCKNGSLEFLSAEGLYYQILSINQLENRLIISPPLIQKRTCRSSDLSLGGLRIDDNSPFNISSRNTVMLFNCSDDILLSPLNCSVTSPCRLFEGKVEEGKGCRNTLCCSYLKDSSMNSHRIRIRVGGCSAYTSVVDLKSSTVDDWLFGIELQWLPPTETLLRLGV from the coding sequence ATGCTGGTTCTGATTCTTTTTTCACTTGTTTCATCAACTTCCCATGCATCATTACTCAGTAATGCATGCCCAAAATGTGGCAATTTGGATGTTCCCTATCCCCTTAGCACCCGTGAAACCTGTGGACTCTCCAACTATAAGGTCTACTGCAAGAATGGCAGCCTAGAATTCTTATCAGCTGAAGGGCTCTACTACCAAATCCTCAGTATTAATCAGCTTGAAAATAGGCTAATCATCAGCCCTCCCCTTATTCAAAAACGCACTTGCCGATCTTCTGATCTTTCTTTAGGTGGCCTAAGGATAGATGATAACTCTCCTttcaatatttcttcaagaaacaCCGTGATGCTGTTTAACTGTTCTGATGACATTCTTCTGTCACCACTAAATTGTTCTGTAACAAGCCCTTGCAGGCTGTTTGAAGGCAAGGTTGAGGAGGGAAAGGGATGTCGAAACACGCTTTGCTGCTCTTACCTCAAAGATTCATCCATGAATTCACATAGAATAAGAATCAGAGTTGGAGGATGCAGCGCTTATACCTCTGTAGTTGATCTAAAATCCTCCACTGTTGATGATTGGCTGTTTGGCATTGAGTTGCAATGGCTACCTCCAACTGAGACTCTCCTCCGGTTGGGAGTGTAA
- the LOC113727753 gene encoding probable protein phosphatase 2C 5, with the protein MSKAEISKMKQKPPLVPLGALIGRELRNEKVEKRTVKYGQTALAKKGEDYFLIKPDCQRVVDNQSTSFSVFAIFDGHNGISAAIFAKENLLKNVLSAIPEGLGGEEWLQALPRALVAGFVKTDIEFRQGGEKSGTTVTFVVIDGWTVTVASVGDSRCILDTQGGVVSLLTGNHRLEENAEERERVTASGGEVGRLNVGGNEVGPLRCWPGGLCLSRSIGDTDVGEFIVPVPHVKQVKLSSAGGRLIIASDGIWDALSSDQAAQSCRGLPADLAAKLVVKEALRSRGLKDDTTCLVVDIIPYDHPVLPPTPKKKHTLLNSLFFGKRSENSMNKGSSKLSAVGAVEELFEEGSAMLAERLGKDFPLNSNSGLFKCAICQVDQQPGDGLSVNSGPFFSPGSKPWEGPFLCATCRKKKDAMEGKRPSKPVITA; encoded by the exons ATGAGTAAAGCGGAGATTTCGAAGATGAAGCAAAAGCCACCACTTGTTCCTCTTGGGGCTCTGATTGGTCGTGAGCTCAGGAATGAGAAGGTGGAGAAGCGCACTGTCAAGTATGGGCAGACTGCTCTGGCCAAAAAAGGGGAGGACTATTTTTTGATCAAGCCAGATTGTCAGAGAGTTGTCGACAATCAGTCGACTTCTTTCTCGGTTTTTGCG ATTTTCGATGGCCATAATGGTATATCGGCTGCTATCTTTGCGAAAGagaatttgttaaaaaatgTTTTGAGTGCTATACCTGAAGGACTTGGTGGGGAGGAGTGGCTTCAAGCCCTTCCTCGTGCATTGGTTGCTGGGTTTGTGAAAACTGATATAGAATTTCGGCAAGGAG GTGAGAAATCAGGAACAACTGTTACATTTGTCGTGATTGATGGGTGGACTGTGACTGTTGCATCTGTTGGAGATTCTAGGTGCATATTGGATACACAAGGTGGTGTGGTTTCTCTTTTAACAGGTAACCATAGATTGGAAGAAAATGCTGAAGAACGAGAGCGTGTTACTGCTAGTGGTGGTGAAGTTGGCAGGCTTAATGTTGGGGGAAATGAG GTTGGTCCATTGCGATGCTGGCCAGGTGGATTGTGTCTTTCCAGGTCAATTGGTGACACGGATGTTGGAGAATTCATTGTACCTGTTCCTCATGTTAAGCAAGTGAAG CTCTCCAGTGCTGGAGGAAGACTTATAATTGCCTCTGATGGTATATGGGATGCATTGTCATCTGATCAGGCTGCGCAGTCTTGCCGGGGCTTGCCAGCCGATCTTGCTGCAAAATTAGTTGTTAAG GAGGCTCTTAGGTCACGAGGTCTGAAGGATGATACTACCTGCTTGGTTGTTGATATTATTCCTTATGATCACCCTGTCTTGCCTCCAACTCCTAAAAAGAAACATACACTTCTTAATTCACTTTTCTTTGGGAAGAGGTCCGAGAATTCTATGAACAAAGGAAGTAGTAAGCTCTCTGCCGTTGGGGCTGTGGAGGAATTGTTTGAAGAAGGCTCTGCAATGCTTGCAGAAAG GTTAGGTAAGGATTTTCCTTTGAACTCAAATTCTGGGCTGTTCAAATGTGCGATATGCCAAGTGGATCAGCAGCCGGGTGATGGCTTATCTGTTAATTCAGGGCCTTTTTTCTCACCTGGATCAAAGCCATGGGAAGGGCCCTTCCTTTGTGCAACCTGTCGTAAGAAGAAGGATGCCATGGAAGGAAAAAGGCCCAGTAAACCCGTGATAACTGCCTAA